The Geotoga petraea region AAAAAAGAAGACATATTGGACGATAACAAACTAAATAAAAATGTTGGAATAATTATTGTAAAGTATAAATTCGATATATCCAAAGTCTCATTTTTTATATTCATCATACTCAAAAAATCTTTAGAATACATGTTAAAGATTAAAATCAGTACCACTCCAATTAGTATTGAAAATAGAATAACAGTTGAAAACAACATAGAAAATTCTTTTTTCTTATTTGAACCCAAGTATTGTGAAGAAAGAACTGTTAGTCCTGCAGAAAAAGAGAAAAAAATTGTTAAAAATAATCCAAAAAGTTGGTTAGCAGCACCCACGCCAGCTATAGAATTTTCCCCCAATTGACCAACGAAAACCTTATCTGCGATTCCCAAAAACATTCTAAAAGAATTTTGCATTACCAGAGGAAAAGCTACAATTATCAATTCTTTCATCCTTACAAAAGATAAATAGTTATTCATGTAATCACCTTATAGAAAAATAGATTCCTGGAGTTATAGTATCATTAATTTTATAAATTTTTTCATCAATCAAATTTTTAAACTTCTTAAAATTATTATTTATCGTTTTCTTTACAATGTAAATATCCAAATATTCTCTTTTATAATTTTTTCTCATTATTAAATAATCATTAGAAGAATCAATATATTTAAAATTACCTTGAGACATTATTCCATAATCCTTTCTAAGATTCAATAATTTTTTTGTAAAGCCGTATATTTCTTTTTCTTTACAGCTCCAGTTTTCTGGGAAAATCATTGGTACTCTACCACTTTCGTTAAAGTTTTGATAATTTTTATCTCCTCTAAGACATATTTCATTGCCATACTCAAGCATAGTATTGCCATTCATTATAAAAACTAAACCCATCGCTATTTTAAAATAATCTAAATTATCTGTATAATCAATAAACCGGGGTAGATCATGATTTTCAATAAAATAAGTCATTTTTGCCTCATCAAAATTTAACTTTTCAGATTGTTCTATAGCTAAAAATAGATTTTCTAAATTTATATTTTTATTTATGATGTTGGTAATTTTACTATAAAAAGAAAAATCAAAAAGACTTGTAAAAACGTTTTCATCTTTATAAAATAAAAAATCTTTTATTAAATTGTAATTTTCTTCATCGTTCCCTTGGTCATTCCAAATTTCGCCTAAAAGGATTACATTTTTCTTTATATCTTTCATTCTTTTTGAAAAATCAAACCAAAAATCTTTAGGTAGCCCAATTGCATGGTCTAGTCTATAACCATCAATATCAAAGTTTTTTAACCAATATTCGCCAACTCTAATCAAAAACTCCTTAGTATCTGGATCTTCAACATTCCAAAACAAAAAAAGATTTTGCCATCTTATCTCTTGAGGAGATTGAGGACTTTCAGTTTTCGGTTTTAAATCAAAAGGTATATTTTCAAAGTTATAATTTTTTGATGCGTGATTTAAAACTAAATCTAATATTATCTTTATATCACGTTTATGAAATTCCGATATAACTTTATTTAATAAATTTTTAGATTTTTCGGGATCTTTATAAGCAATATTTTCTGATATTTTGAAGTAATCTTTTGTGTCGTAACCGTGGGTAGTTTCGGAATCAAAAATTGGTCCCAAATATACTAAATCAATACCTAAATCAGCAATATAATCAATTTTTTCTAAAACACCTTGCAAATCTCCTTCAATATTATGTTTTTCATGGTGTAAATAATCGTTTTCGTTGTAATCATTTCCTCTATAACCATTATAGAAAAATTTTAGTAAAATATGATACCCATTGAACATAAACTATATCTCCTTTTTTAATTTATTTAGATATTTGTATCTAATTAAAACTTCAACTTTTTTAAAACTATATTTTAACGAGATAAACATGAAAATACCTATAATATACCAAATATTTTTTAAAAAAAGTTCCACATTTGAACCATCAATTATGATAACAGAATAAAGAATATAATTTCCCAATAATACAGGTATGACTAATAAATATGAGTAGAATTTTTTTTCAATCATATTTGAAACAGTGCTGGGAATAAGAATTAAAATAAAAAGAATCCAACCAAAAGGATCGTTAAAAAGTACAATTAAAAGTGAAGAAATTATTATACTCATAATAGTGTACCTTTTTTCTGTAAGCATATTCACAACCATAATTGGAATTGTAGAAAAAATGGTAAAAACAACTCCTAAAAACGGTATAAACATTTGTGAACTAAATAATATAACTGTCATTACAGTTAAAAGAGCTGTAATAGAAATTTGTTTTGTCATTTGATACCCCTTCTTTTTATGGTAAAATAATAAGGTAACTATAAAAGGAGGAAATTAAATTGAAAAAAACATCAGTTGAACTGGAAAAAACACTAAGAGATATTTGTTTTAAAATCAAAATAGAAGGTCGTAAGGTTTTGAAAAGATTTGACATTTCTTCAGCTCAATTCGATCTCCTTCAACTATTATACTTTAAAGGAGAAAAAAAGTTAAGTGATATAAGTAAGAAATTGGGAGTTACGAAGAGTACAACAACTGGTTTGATTAAAAGACTTTTAATTCAAGAATTGATAGAGAAAAAGCAATCCGATGAAGATAAGAGAGTTTATAACGTAAAAATATCAAAAAAAGGAAGTGAAATAATAGAAGAGGTTATAGATAGACGTGTGGATTTAATAAGAAAAATTACAAACAAAATGGGAAAAGACGATTCTTTTATAGAAAAACTAATCGAACTAGATAAAACACTCAATGAGGTGGTAGAAGGCGATGAAGTATAAAAGGTTAAGTTTGTTATTTTGTTTGATTTTGTTTTTTAGTGCCAATTTTGCAGCAACTGTAAATGTTAATGCATTGAATGGTTCTTCAGTTTTTGTTAATGGAAGTATGCATGAAGTTATAAAGAATAATGGAGTTGAATTGCAGTTAAATGATGGCACTTACACCATAAAAGTTTCAAAACAAGGGTACTCAGATTATACAGAAACAATAGAAATATCTGATGGACAGAATTATATTTTAAACGTAGAACAAAATCCTTTAAGTAGGATCGTATTTAACAATGAATTTGAAATATCAGTAAGTTATAAATATCAAAATGAGGTTATAACAAAAGAATTAGATAAACACTCATATTTGGATTTACCGTCTTCAGTTAATGAAATTGAAGTTGATTCTTCTGGATATCAAAAAGAATCTATAAAATTAAATTTATTACCTTTTGATGAAAAGGTAATAGATCTTGTTATGCTTAAAGAAAATTATTTTATTTTGGAATCTATTCCCTCAAATGCTAAAGTATATGTTGAAGATAAATTAATAGGAGAAACCCCTTTAGAGTTGAACTCGGAATATTCTGACCTCATAACATTAAAAAAAGAAGGGTTTATTTCAAAAAAAATAGAATATAACGGAGAAAAAACTTTAAAAGTAGAGCTAATAGACGGGGTTAATCTTACAATAGAGAGTGTTCCAAGTGGTGCTGCAATATATAATGGGGATAAATTTTTAGGTATAACTCCTTTAAATACAACAGTAGAAGAAGGTAATTATAAGTTAAAAATTGTATATACAGGTTATGAAACAAAAAATTTAAATATTAAAGTGAGCGAAGAAACTTATAACAACTATAGAGTTGTTTTACAAAGTGAATTAACTAAAATTGAACTCTTAAACGCTGAAAATGTCGAATTAAATATAGATGGAAACTTTTTGGGTAAAGGAATAGATTTTATATATTTGGACAATAAAGAACATTTAATGAGAGTAAAAAATTCCGAAAAAGTTTATACGTTTATTTTATCAAAAAACATAGGAGAATATATAGATTTTAAAAAGAACACATTTATCAACGTTATTAGCAAAGAGGGAAAAACATTTAGTATAAATTCAAAAACATACTATACTCCCACTACGATAAAATTAACTTTGTTAGCTGATACACAATATTATACTTTGAATACTGTGAATAGGTCTTACAATTTAAAACTTAATTCTGGAAATGGTTATGATATTTTCTTAGACAATTCATCGGCAATATTTTATGGTTCTAATGTAGAAGATTCAAATGTTTATATAGATGGTAAATTAATACTTGATGAAAAAATTATTCCTTTAGGCAAAAAAATAGTCGAAGTAAAAACTAATTTTGAAGAAAAAACTTCAAGTGAAACTATAGTTTTAGAAGAAAATAAAGTTACAATAAAAAATTTCAATTTAGAAAAGACTTATCCTGTAAGAATAGATGCTTCTAATTTATTTGTTATAAATAATAAAACATATAACCAGAGCCCATACTACTTATATCTAAAATCTGGTGCCAATGTTATAGAATATAAAGGTATAAAAGCAGTTATATTTATTTATGGACCTGAATATATTAATTTAGATTCATTATTTTAATCCGGGGGGTGTATTTATGAAAAAAATTTTAGTTCTTTTGATTATCACAATAAATATTTTAACATTTGCTGAAACTAACATAGTAGATTTGAAACCGTCTTCTCCAGCTTACCCGCATGTGATAAGAATGGTTGAAAATAATATTATGGATTTGGATAATCAAAATAGGTTTAATGGTAGTAACAATGTTCCAAGATATGATTTAGCTATATTTGGTTCAAAATTTTTAGACCATTTAGAAAATAAGTATGGTGAGAAAATTTTTGAATTTGAAAACAGGCTTGCAATTTTTGAAAATCAAAACCTAACTTCAAGAGTAGAAAATTTAGAAAATACTTTTTTTAACTATGATGAAATAGTTAGTAAATTAAACAGTAATTATACTGATCTAAATAAAAAAGTCAATGATTTAGTTAAGTTAGTAACCCCTGGGAATGAATTAAATAAAGATAATGTAGTATTTCAAAATATTGTGGAAAATGCACAAAAAGCGGCAGAAGAGGCTGCCATAGATCAACTAGAAAATTTAAGAAAACAAACTCTTTCTACGGTAATTGAATTTGAAAATAAACTCCAAAGTTTTCAAGAACAAGTCAACACCCTCAATTCAAAGTATGATAAAAGCATAGAATACTTAAATACTATAATTGTTTCAAGAGAAGAAGAAAGCAGAGAAGATCTTAGAAAATATGTTGACTCTAAATTCAACAATGAAATGGATGCCTTAAAAACGTCTTTAAGAAACATAGCAAATTCAGAGATTGGATATTTAGAAGAAAATATTGAAGATGAATTTAACAATATTAACCAGAGAATATCAAATATAGAAAATAATCAAAATCTATTTAATAGCGATAGGATGAATTCTTTAGAGTCACAAATTAGTGATATTGAAGATAAGATAAGTTATTTGGAAGAATATACAGTTCCATCTTCTCCATCTGAAAATGAAGAGGAACTAGAATTAAACGCAAAATATCATTATTTAGAAAATCAAATCGAAAGATTAAAAAACACCTTTGATTTGTTAGATGATCAAGTATCTTTTAATAAATCATATATTGATTCCTTTTCAAACAGAGAAGAAATCATGAATTCTAAAATGGAGAGTTTAAACGAAAAATACAATAATTTAGAATCAGAAATCATATTTGTTGGTAAAAAAGTTGATAACGTCTTATATCAAATGTCAAATATGAAAAATCCAGAGTTGAATGATGAAGAATTAATAAATATTTCCGAGAGGATCTCTTCATTGGAAAGATTTATAAGCAATTTTTCTGATGAAATAAATCAGTTAAGTGTTTATTCAAAAGGCTTTGAAAATATAAATAATAGAATTGATAATATCGACAATGCTCTTGATAAAAATCAGGCTATAATGGATAATATTGAAAATACATTCGAAACATTCAAAGCGCAAATGAATTCAATTTCATCAATAGCAAATTTAGATGAAGAATCGCTTGCGAAAATTGGTAATCTTGGAAATATGGCTGTTAGAATAAGCGATAATCAGGGTAAAATAGATAGTTTGAATAATACAGTTTTTCAAAATCAAAACAAATTGGAAATTTTAAATGCACAGGTTAATGAAATAAATAGTTCTTTAGAAAACTTTAACATCAATTCAACAGAAATAAGTGAATTAAAGGCAGATATTGAAAGTTTGTTTGATGAATACTACTCAATTAAAAATGAAATTCAAGATAATATTAGCAGCCAAGAATTTAAAAATGAAATCAAGAATGAAATTAGATCTGAAGTTTCAAGTGAATTAATAGCAAGAGATAGAAGGATTAATAACTTAGAAACTCAGTTAAATCAATTAAAACAGACCGGAGAAACTAATAGCAACAATTCAAACATAAGCTATGCTGATAATAGTTTATCAATAAAAAATGCTGAAAAAATAGAGGAATTAAATCAGCAAATCGAAGCCATTAATAAACCTGAACAGTTTAATTTATGGTCTAATATTACTACGGGTTTAGTTGGTGTCGGAGTAGGAGCGTTCATAACATGGTTTATTTTATCTTCAGGAATATAAAAAGTGAGTTGAATTTCTTATGAGAAAAGCTTTAGTTTTGGGAAGTGGTGGAATTAGAGGAATGGCACACATTGCATTTATAGAAGTGCTCAGAGAAAAGAAAAAAGATAATTTTGATATAATTACCGGTTGCTCAATAGGGAGTTTAATAGGGGGGGTTTATGCTTTAGACCCCTCTGCTAATTTATATAAAATAGCTGAAGAAGTAATAGAAAAAAACTTAGAAAAATTAGAAAAAATAACAAAATCAATGAACTCAAAGTCAGTTAACTACAGATTTCAAAGTTTTGCTGGTT contains the following coding sequences:
- a CDS encoding alpha-amylase family glycosyl hydrolase; this translates as MFNGYHILLKFFYNGYRGNDYNENDYLHHEKHNIEGDLQGVLEKIDYIADLGIDLVYLGPIFDSETTHGYDTKDYFKISENIAYKDPEKSKNLLNKVISEFHKRDIKIILDLVLNHASKNYNFENIPFDLKPKTESPQSPQEIRWQNLFLFWNVEDPDTKEFLIRVGEYWLKNFDIDGYRLDHAIGLPKDFWFDFSKRMKDIKKNVILLGEIWNDQGNDEENYNLIKDFLFYKDENVFTSLFDFSFYSKITNIINKNINLENLFLAIEQSEKLNFDEAKMTYFIENHDLPRFIDYTDNLDYFKIAMGLVFIMNGNTMLEYGNEICLRGDKNYQNFNESGRVPMIFPENWSCKEKEIYGFTKKLLNLRKDYGIMSQGNFKYIDSSNDYLIMRKNYKREYLDIYIVKKTINNNFKKFKNLIDEKIYKINDTITPGIYFSIR
- a CDS encoding DUF2232 domain-containing protein, producing MTKQISITALLTVMTVILFSSQMFIPFLGVVFTIFSTIPIMVVNMLTEKRYTIMSIIISSLLIVLFNDPFGWILFILILIPSTVSNMIEKKFYSYLLVIPVLLGNYILYSVIIIDGSNVELFLKNIWYIIGIFMFISLKYSFKKVEVLIRYKYLNKLKKEI
- a CDS encoding MarR family winged helix-turn-helix transcriptional regulator is translated as MKKTSVELEKTLRDICFKIKIEGRKVLKRFDISSAQFDLLQLLYFKGEKKLSDISKKLGVTKSTTTGLIKRLLIQELIEKKQSDEDKRVYNVKISKKGSEIIEEVIDRRVDLIRKITNKMGKDDSFIEKLIELDKTLNEVVEGDEV
- a CDS encoding PEGA domain-containing protein, which encodes MKYKRLSLLFCLILFFSANFAATVNVNALNGSSVFVNGSMHEVIKNNGVELQLNDGTYTIKVSKQGYSDYTETIEISDGQNYILNVEQNPLSRIVFNNEFEISVSYKYQNEVITKELDKHSYLDLPSSVNEIEVDSSGYQKESIKLNLLPFDEKVIDLVMLKENYFILESIPSNAKVYVEDKLIGETPLELNSEYSDLITLKKEGFISKKIEYNGEKTLKVELIDGVNLTIESVPSGAAIYNGDKFLGITPLNTTVEEGNYKLKIVYTGYETKNLNIKVSEETYNNYRVVLQSELTKIELLNAENVELNIDGNFLGKGIDFIYLDNKEHLMRVKNSEKVYTFILSKNIGEYIDFKKNTFINVISKEGKTFSINSKTYYTPTTIKLTLLADTQYYTLNTVNRSYNLKLNSGNGYDIFLDNSSAIFYGSNVEDSNVYIDGKLILDEKIIPLGKKIVEVKTNFEEKTSSETIVLEENKVTIKNFNLEKTYPVRIDASNLFVINNKTYNQSPYYLYLKSGANVIEYKGIKAVIFIYGPEYINLDSLF